GGCCCACTGGGCCCACCCGAGCACGACATGCTGGAGGCCTACACCACGCTGGGCTACCTCGCGGCGCGCACGTCGCGGGTGGAGCTGCTGGCCTGGGTCACGGCCGTCAGCTACCGGGAGCCCGGGATGCTGGCCAAGCTGGTGAGCACCCTGGACGTGCTGTCCCAGGGCCGGGCCTGGCTCGGCATCGGCGCGGCCTGGAACGGCGAGGAGGCAGCCGGGCTGGGACTGCCGTTCCCCGACACCGCCGAGCGCTTCGAGCGGCTGGAGGAGACCCTGCAGATCTGCCTGCAGATGTGGAGCGGGGACGACAGCCCGTACGAGGGCAGGCACTACCGGCTGGGACGCACCCTGAACGTGCCGCAGCCGCTGCGGCGCCCGCCGATCCTGATCGGCGGAGGCGGGGAGAAGAAGACGCTGCGCCTGGTGGCTCGCTACGCCCAGGCCTGCAACCTGTTCGCCGGTCCCGACCTCGAGCGCAAGCTCGACATCCTGCGCGGTCACTGCCAGGCCGAGGGCCGCGACTACGACGAGATCGAGAAGACGGTGATGCTCCCCCTCGATCCCGGCGAGCGGGGCGAGAAGATCGAGGCTCTGGTGGCGCAGCTGCGCGGACTGGCCGCGCTCGGGGTCGGCCACGCGCACGGCTGGGTGCCGCAGGTCTGGCAGACCGCGCGGTTGGAGCTGCTCGGCAAGGAG
This region of Jatrophihabitans sp. genomic DNA includes:
- a CDS encoding LLM class F420-dependent oxidoreductase, with the translated sequence MKIGLHIADFTYPSGPAGLAEDLTRVAVAAEESGFARVSVMDHVWQIGPLGPPEHDMLEAYTTLGYLAARTSRVELLAWVTAVSYREPGMLAKLVSTLDVLSQGRAWLGIGAAWNGEEAAGLGLPFPDTAERFERLEETLQICLQMWSGDDSPYEGRHYRLGRTLNVPQPLRRPPILIGGGGEKKTLRLVARYAQACNLFAGPDLERKLDILRGHCQAEGRDYDEIEKTVMLPLDPGERGEKIEALVAQLRGLAALGVGHAHGWVPQVWQTARLELLGKEVVPAVAAL